In a single window of the Littorina saxatilis isolate snail1 linkage group LG3, US_GU_Lsax_2.0, whole genome shotgun sequence genome:
- the LOC138961455 gene encoding uncharacterized protein has protein sequence MKVLVLMAVLVAFAAATPRQKRSVGGQAGGTGEGRPENGVNGPAPGSQGNSAEGSQEDFIPQPISPSQFKDEMEEMVGEVKAAKGKLEAAAWAAGAVYENASEGALETVAKRFREQAEHNGHMFDRVAQRLVQIMFRLYAGSDGFAEADRCQTIKHFEAELNDPEDPTQRKAYMKELAGHVWIDLWCFSSLYGQVDTIDLELMTNDEYTEADAAHLVSTFLREIHLVRKNTQRFNIAVGKAYSKLENNEGETVDEEERQLKRLLKRLLADSRGIKK, from the exons ATGAAAGTCCTAGTTTTGATGGCAGTTCTTGTAGCCTTTGCGGCCGCAACACCGCGTCAAAAGAGG AGTGTCGGTGGACAAGCAGGAGGAACAGGGGAGGGGCGCCCAGAAAATGGAGTGAACGGGCCTGCCCCAGGTTCACAAGGAAACTCGGCGGAAGGGAGCCAAGAGGATTTCATTCCTCAAC CTATTTCTCCTTCCCAGTTTAAAGACGAGATGGAAGAGATGGTTGGAGAAGTCAAGGCTGCCAAGGGGAAACTGGAAGCAGCTGCCTGGGCGGCTGGAGCAGTGTATGAAAACGCCTCTGAGGGAG CGTTGGAGACAGTAGCGAAAAGGTTCCGGGAACAGGCAGAACACAACGGTCACATGTTTGATCGTGTCGCGCAACGCCTCGTGCAAATCATGTTTCGCCTCTATGCAG GAAGTGACGGTTTTGCTGAAGCTGACCGTTGTCAAACTATCAAGCACTTCGAAGCAG AGTTGAACGACCCCGAAGACCCGACTCAGAGGAAGGCGTATATGAAGGAACTGGCAGGACACGTGTGGATTGACCTCTGGTGCTTTAGCAGTCTCTACGGACAGGTCGACACTATTGATCTGGAGCTGATGACCA ACGATGAGTACACAGAAGCGGACGCGGCCCATCTGGTGAGCACGTTTCTCAGAGAGATACACCTGGTAAGGAAGAACACTCAGCGCTTCAACATCGCCGTCGGAAAAGCCTACAGCAAGCTGGAAAATAATG AGGGTGAAACCGTTGATGAGGAAGAGAGACAACTCAAACGTCTACTGAAGAGGCTGTTGGCGGACTCGAGAGGCATTAAGAAGTAA